One genomic window of Paramormyrops kingsleyae isolate MSU_618 chromosome 22, PKINGS_0.4, whole genome shotgun sequence includes the following:
- the LOC111853195 gene encoding ATP-sensitive inward rectifier potassium channel 12-like — translation MGTARGNSYSIVSTAEEGLKVSAFGLYNGHDPGRHHLSSLGPGLGGERSMGDVSGGTGVMVEVQRMESNNNGKIVTGRSRAPRSRFVKKNGQCNVVFSNMEDKQQRYLADIFTTCVDIRWRYLLLIFSCAFLSSWLFFGVVFWVVSWVHGDFEVHTDGTSHFGGNLDLGGGLGHSLAHREENHKERMPCLLHVQSLTGAFLFSMETQTTIGYGFRCVTEECPMAMMTVVIQSIMGCLIDAFMIGTVMAKMARPKKRAQTLLFSHNAVIALRDGKLCLMWRVGNLRKSHIVEAHVRAQFIRPHITAEGEFIPMEQTDLNVGYDEGIDRLFLVSPLIIIHEIDKESPLYGMSKANLEIEDFEIVVILEGMVEATAMTTQARSSYLPNEILWGQRFEPLIFEDRDTYQVDYSRFHKTYEVSSTPHCSAKELSETPIQSSTRSSRSSSPTGPNAGHHFMPPHSPSDFCYENEVALCEDEGEPENGRSGGASDHLIRKPLFQERLREQASEVLCVLDMDDKVEFERLTAIPLDPLTYRKESNI, via the coding sequence ttacagcaTCGTTTCAACAGCTGAAGAGGGACTGAAAGTCTCGGCTTTCGGGCTGTACAATGGGCACGATCCGGGGCGGCACCATCTGTCCTCCTTGGGCCCAGGGCTTGGAGGTGAAAGGTCAATGGGAGACGTGAGTGGAGGTACGGGGGTCATGGTGGAGGTGCAGAGGATGGAGAGCAACAACAACGGCAAGATCGTAACCGGCAGGAGCAGAGCACCGAGGAGCCGCTTCGTCAAGAAGAACGGCCAGTGCAACGTCGTCTTCTCCAACATGGAGGACAAGCAGCAGCGCTACCTGGCTGACATCTTCACCACCTGCGTCGATATTCGCTGGAGGTACCTGCTGCTTATCTTCAGCTGCGCCTTCCTGTCATCCTGGCTCTTCTTCGGGGTGGTCTTCTGGGTGGTCTCCTGGGTGCATGGCGACTTCGAGGTGCACACGGACGGCACGTCCCATTTCGGGGGGAACCTAGACCTGGGAGGGGGACTGGGCCACAGCCTTGCACACAGGGAGGAGAACCACAAAGAGCGGATGCCGTGTCTCCTTCACGTCCAGAGCCTCACCGGTGCCTTCCTGTTCTCCATGGAGACCCAGACCACTATCGGTTACGGTTTCCGGTGTGTGACCGAGGAATGCCCCATGGCTATGATGACCGTGGTCATTCAGTCCATCATGGGCTGCCTCATTGACGCCTTCATGATTGGGACAGTCATGGCCAAGATGGCACGCCCTAAGAAGAGGGCCCAAACGCTGCTCTTCTCCCACAACGCCGTCATCGCCCTTAGAGACGGCAAACTCTGCCTGATGTGGCGGGTGGGCAACCTGAGGAAGAGCCACATCGTAGAAGCCCATGTCAGGGCCCAGTTCATCAGGCCCCACATCACAGCAGAAGGAGAGTTCATTCCTATGGAACAGACGGACCTCAATGTGGGCTACGATGAGGGCATAGACAGGCTTTTCCTTGTGTCCCCTCTCATCATCATCCATGAAATTGACAAGGAGAGCCCGCTGTATGGCATGAGCAAAGCCAACCTAGAGATAGAGGACTTCGAGATTGTGGTTATCCTTGAGGGAATGGTAGAGGCCACAGCTATGACCACCCAAGCTAGAAGCTCCTACCTGCCTAACGAGATCCTCTGGGGACAGAGGTTTGAGCCGTTGATTTTCGAGGACCGGGACACGTACCAGGTAGACTACTCCCGGTTTCACAAGACCTACGAGGTGAGCTCCACGCCCCACTGCAGTGCGAAGGAGCTGAGCGAAACACCGATCCAGTCATCAACCCGCTCATCACGCTCTTCATCTCCCACTGGCCCCAACGCTGGGCACCACTTCATGCCTCCTCACTCCCCGAGTGACTTCTGCTACGAGAATGAGGTCGCCTTGTGCGAGGACGAAGGGGAACCTGAGAACGGAAGGAGTGGAGGTGCCTCAGACCATCTCATCCGAAAGCCTCTTTTCCAGGAGAGGCTCCGTGAGCAGGCCAGTGAGGTGCTGTGCGTTTTAGACATGGATGATAAAGTAGAATTTGAGCGACTGACAGCCATTCCCCTCGATCCACTCACCTACAGGAAGGAGTCCAATATCTGA